One Gambusia affinis linkage group LG15, SWU_Gaff_1.0, whole genome shotgun sequence genomic window carries:
- the LOC122844983 gene encoding Golgi SNAP receptor complex member 1-like, protein MSTTVMGTSSNYWEDLRKQARQLENELDLKLVSFSKLCTSYRGSHDQQERECRSESFGPFQDNMLVAMTSEVEQLLSKLSAVNDKMAECTNTPGALSHNAALMHTLQRHRDILQDYTHEFYKTKSNFLSLREREDLLGSVHRDIESYKNGSGVNNRRSELFLKEHEHLRNSNSLIDNAISIAMATKENITFQRGMLKSIQTRVTTLANRFPAINSLIQKIDLRKRRDSLILGGVIGICTILLLLYTFH, encoded by the exons ATGTCAACAACAGTCATGGGAACCAGCAGCAACTACTGGGAAG ATTTACGGAAGCAGGCCAGACAGCTGGAGAATGAGCTGGACCTCAAGTTGGTCTCATTCAGTAAACTCTGCACAAGTTACCGTGGCAGCCATGACCAGCAGGAAAGAGAGTGCAG GTCAGAGTCTTTTGGGCCGTTCCAAGACAACATGCTGGTGGCCATGACCTCCGAAGTGGAGCAGCTCTTGTCTAAA CTTTCGGCGGTCAATGACAAAATGGCCGAATGCACCAACACACCTGGAGCTTTGTCGCATAACGCAGCTTTAATGCACACCttgcagagacacagagacattTTACAG gaCTACACACACGagttttacaaaactaaaaGCAACTTCCTGAGCCTTCGAGAGCGGGAGGACCTGCTGGGCTCTGTTCACAGAGACATTGA ATCCTACAAAAACGGCTCAGGAGTGAATAACAGGAGGTCTGAACTTTTTCTAAAGGAACATGAACATCTGAGGAA CTCAAATAGTCTCATCGACAATGCAATAAG CATCGCCATGGCTACAAAGGAGAACATCACATTTCAGCGTGGGATGCTGAAGTCCATTCAAACCAGGGTCACAACTTTGGCCA ATCGTTTCCCTGCTATCAACAGCCTCATCCAAAAAATCGATCTGCGCAAGAGAAGGGACTCTTTAATCCTGGGTGGAGTGATTGGTATCTGCACCATTCTCCTTCTGCTCTACACTTTCCACTAA
- the unc119b gene encoding protein unc-119 homolog B, producing MSYSCTSRGNSQDPSNANPARTTGGTDGGTDSTGNGSPKQTAVMKVKKGCNSTEVEVPVTTEEELLGRTVITPEDVLGLQKITEHYLCSPDENVFNIDFTRFKIRDMETSTVLFEITKPPSTDKSGEKRDIDLNAGRFVRYQFTPAFLRLRQVGATVEFTVGDMPIENFRMIERHYFREKLLKSFDFEFGFCMPSSKNTCEHIYEFPPLSEDTIREMVLHPYETQSDSFYFVDNKLVMHNKADYSYNGGT from the exons atGAGCTATTCTTGTACCAGCAGAGGCAATAGCCAGGACCCATCAAACGCTAATCCAGCCAGAACCACCGGAGGCACCGACGGCGGCACGGACAGCACCGGCAACGGCAGCCCGAAGCAAACGGCGGTGATGAAAGTGAAGAAAGGCTGCAACTCGACCGAGGTGGAGGTCCCGGTGACCacggaggaggagctgctggggAGGACGGTGATCACTCCGGAGGATGTTCTGGGCTTGCAAAAGATCACAGAGC aTTATCTTTGCAGCCCAGACGAGAATGTTTTCAACATCGACTTCACAAGGTTCAAGATCAGAGACATGGAGACGAGCACAGTGCTGTTTGAAATCACCAAGCCTCCGTCCACAG ATAAGTCAGGAGAGAAGAGGGATATCGACCTGAACGCCGGCCGTTTTGTTCGTTACCAGTTCACCCCTGCTTTCCTCCGACTGCGGCAGGTTGGAGCTAC CGTCGAGTTTACAGTCGGTGACATGCCGATAGAAAACTTCCGGATGATTGAGAGACATTATTTCAGGGAGAAGCTGCTCAAGAGTTTCGACTTTGAGTTTGGCTTCTGTATGCCCAGCAGCAAGAACACCTGTGAGCACATCTACGAATTCCCACCTCTGTCAGAGGACACCA TCAGAGAGATGGTCCTGCACCCCTACGAGACGCAGTCTGACAGCTTCTACTTTGTGGACAATAAGCTGGTGATGCACAACAAGGCAGACTACTCATACAACGGCGGGACGTAG
- the trarg1b gene encoding trafficking regulator of GLUT4 (SLC2A4) 1b, with protein MELDGLLNRPLSEFERFNVITPQGEQLREDFLGPPSYRSVMAINTDAAFQKSGLGEREVSNLTDFQDTEKLLSKTPAEPTGESNLKPSDSFPLNTRGSVRSLNAEQNGRRSPLKSGSIGQLTAPPRSTSRLSLGQLSSPVPPGSEPSSYLWLAVVSCFCPGVPFNVCALWYANVSRSVLHTGDIEGARKYGRRSMLLSVLAMLTGVVVIIFIVLTIEAQQ; from the exons ATGGAGTTAGACGGTTTATTAAATAGGCCGCTCTCTGAATTTGAACGCTTTAATGTGATAACCCCCCAAGGAGAACAACTGAGGGAAGACTTTCTAGGACCTCCATCCTACCGCTCGGTGATGGCTATCAACACTGATGCCGCTTTCCAGAAGAGTGGCCTGGGCGAGAGGGAAGTCTCCAACCTAACCGACTTCCAGGACACCGAGAAGCTGCTGAGCAAAACCCCCGCCGAGCCGACCGGGGAGAGCAACCTCAAACCCTCCGACTCCTTCCCTCTGAACACCAGAGGCAGCGTCCGCTCCCTGAACGCGGAGCAGAACGGACGCAGGTCCCCGCTGAAGTCGGGCTCCATCGGGCAGCTGACGGCCCCACCCAGATCTACTTCCCGGCTCAGCCTGGGCCAGCTCTCCTCCCCGGTTCCACCGGGATCCGAGCCGTCCAGCTACCTCTGGCTGGCCGTGGTGTCCTGCTTCTGCCCTGGAGTGCCGTTCAATGTCTGCGCCTTGTGGTACGCGAATGTG TCGAGGTCAGTTCTCCACACGGGAGATATCGAGGGAGCAAGAAAGTATGGGCGTCGATCAATGCTGCTCAGTGTTCTGGCGATGCTGACGGGTGTGGTTGTAATCATCTTCATAGTGCTTACAATAG AGGCCCAACAATGA
- the cryba1b gene encoding crystallin, beta A1b encodes MALTNPMPMGPWKITVYDQEYFQGRRMEFTACCQNIMECGMENIRSLKVECGAWVGYEHSSFCGQQFVLEKGDYPRFEAYSGSNSYRIERMISFRPICCANHKESRMTIFEMENMMGRQFELCDDYPSLQAMGWMNNEVGSMQIHCGAFVCYQYPGYRGHQYIMECDCRGGEYKCYREFGSHSQTPQIQSIRRIQH; translated from the exons ATGGCTCTGACAAACCCTATGCCCATGGGCCCTTGGAAG ATCACCGTCTACGATCAGGAGTACTTCCAAGGCAGGCGCATGGAGTTCACCGCCTGCTGCCAGAACATCATGGAGTGCGGGATGGAGAACATCCGCTCCCTGAAGGTGGAGTGTGGCGC CTGGGTCGGCTATGAGCACTCCAGCTTCTGTGGCCAGCAGTTTGTGCTGGAGAAGGGTGATTACCCTCGCTTCGAGGCCTACAGCGGCAGCAACTCCTATCGCATTGAGAGGATGATTTCTTTCAGGCCCATCTGCTGTGCT AACCACAAGGAGTCCCGCATGACCATCTTTGAGATGGAGAACATGATGGGGCGTCAGTTTGAGCTGTGTGACGACTACCCGTCCCTGCAGGCCATGGGCTGGATGAACAACGAGGTCGGATCCATGCAGATCCACTGTGGAGC CTTTGTGTGCTATCAGTACCCTGGATATCGCGGCCACCAGTACATCATGGAGTGTGACTGCCGCGGAGGAGAGTACAAATGTTACCGTGAGTTTGGCTCCCACTCCCAGACTCCCCAGATCCAGTCCATCAGGAGGATCCAGCACTGA